The Magnetococcales bacterium genome contains the following window.
GGTGCGTCGTCATCTGGATCAGCATTTCATGGAGCCGGTGGAGGCTCCGATTGATGGCACGGCGTTGCAGGGTCTTGGCGTGATCGAGGAGGCGTTGCAACGGGACATCACGCGGTTGCGTGAGCTGTCAGAACGGGCCCTGCGTGAGGGGGATGCGCGGTTGGCGGGCAATCTGATTGGTCAGGTGTTGCGCGGTCACGAGATTCTGTTGGCCTCCCGTGACCGTCGCCAAGCGACCGTGGCGCGGTTGTGGGTCAGGCACATGGCTAGCCAAAGATGGGGACCGGACGAGAAAATCACTGCGCTGCTGCAAGCGCTTCAGGATGGAACCATACTGGGAGGCGATTTCACGCCTCCCAAACCTGGATGATCAAGCCGCCTCGCCCTGGTGCGTGCGGGGAAATTCCGCGCGGCATTCGGCCAAGAAGAGATCCGGGTTGAAATCAACAATGGGGGCATCGAGACTTTCTTGGATGGCTGCGACCATCCAGGCAGGCAAGATTACGGACCCGTCTGGGGTGGTGAGATAGGGATGATTGTGGTTGGACATGGAGCCCTCTTATCGGTTTTGAATTTTGGCCAAGGTGGCCGCCGCGCCGTTGGCTGTGGCCAGACGTGCGGAGTAGCGCGCCACCATTTCTGGGCTGCGCCATCCACCGGCTTGCATGATTGCTGGTAATTCTATCCCCCCCGCCACCATGTCACAAGCGGCACCCACGCGGGTGGAGTGCGGCGAGTACTCCCCGCCGATCCGCGCGCCCATCCGCTGATAGACGCGCCATGCGCCCATCGTCGAGAGTGGTTTTTCAGTGACCGGATACACCCCCTGATCGATGCCGCAGAATAGCCAGGTTTTGACCCCCGCCATTTTCATCCACGTCTTCACGGCGCGCATGGTATCCGCAGACAAAAATCGCCACGACCCGCGCCGCTCCTGATCGGTCTTGGTTTTCCGCAGCAGCACAATCCCGGTTCCGTCCGGCTGCTCGGACAGCTCCTCGACCTGCAAGGCACGGAGTTCGGAAGAGCGGGCCAGGGTGTCATAGGCCACGCGGATCATGGCCTGATCGCGGATCCGCACCAACGGGGATTCGCGCCCTCGTAGTTCTTCGCCGGTTTCAGCTCGGGTATTCCCCCACGTCCATGCGAGTGCTTGATTCT
Protein-coding sequences here:
- a CDS encoding tyrosine-type recombinase/integrase, which translates into the protein MAESCVVQSGGGGAVALPAPWQSWWERARLAYAPESVRALEGDLKAWTVWCQAAGVDPWPITADAMLGWLDGYVGAVASLRRRIASLRIIARASGNTDPTKEEKVRLAAKAAFRRLAAPQNQALAWTWGNTRAETGEELRGRESPLVRIRDQAMIRVAYDTLARSSELRALQVEELSEQPDGTGIVLLRKTKTDQERRGSWRFLSADTMRAVKTWMKMAGVKTWLFCGIDQGVYPVTEKPLSTMGAWRVYQRMGARIGGEYSPHSTRVGAACDMVAGGIELPAIMQAGGWRSPEMVARYSARLATANGAAATLAKIQNR